The Algoriphagus halophilus DNA segment TATTTCAGATACTTGATCTCCATCATAAAAAAGAAATTTGCCCTCAGAAGTTGCAAAAAGTAATCCCTTTGGGATCGCTTCTAAATCTAGGTATTCGTAATCTTTATGGATAGGTATTAAATCAAAATTCTCCCCCAATAAATTAATAGATTGAGTGTTTTGGGAATAAATTAGGTTGTTCCATTGGACAGTTTTACGAATATTTCCTGCAAAAACATTGGTTGCATTTTCTAATAATACCGCTGAATCTGGGGGGATAAATTGGAATAGTTCATCACTATTGAGGTAAAAGTGATCATTTATGACAGTTAAGGGGCCGTTTGAGTATCCAGGTTTTTCCAGCAGAATAGAATCATTCACAAAAATCCCAGAGTAGGTAGAAATAACTTTTAGGCTATCATTGATAAAAATGTTTCTGATCGATTTATTATAATAACTTTTAGAATAATGATCATAAATTTGATATTCAAATAATTCACTACCACTAGCTACAAACAAGCGAGAACCTTTAAGTGCTGCTGTAGTGATGAATAATCCCCGCTGAGGGATTAGGTCCTTCATTCCACTGGCATTAAAAAGCTCAGTATTTGGAATGAAATCAGATTCATAAAAACCATCTTTATAAAAAACATAGGCTTTTTTGAACTGTATTTTTTGAGGATTCCATTCATTATTTTCAAGTAAGTAAAGATTCTCACCAGTCTTGGTATAGACCTCTTCCCCTACATTGAACACATTCCTCACTGGAGAGGCAAAGAAATGTTTGGTTACAAAAACAGTGTCTTGCGCTTTTAATGCAAAATATTGAATAAAAAATCCGATTAGGATTAGAATAACTCGCTTCATGTTTAAAAATTACACTTAAAAATAACAGGATTTATAAAATAAACACCTTCTGTAATAAATGACGCTGTAACAAAATTTTGTGATTCCTTAAGGTTGCTCAAATTAGGACTTCACTAAACCTTCTTTAAAAAATGAAAAAAATTCTGTTAGTATTCTCTGTTTTTGTTTTGAGCATTTCATTTTCTATGGCTCAAACTCAAGTGAAACCTGGTGTGGGTGTAAATACTACTAATATTACGGGAGATGGACTTGATGCATCTGGACAAATTGGGTGGCAAATCGGTGCTAGTGTTGCCTTTGGCGAAAAATTTTATTTTGAGCCAGGAGTCTTTTATCAAACCAATTCTTTTGAGGTGCAAAGTGTAGGAAATCTTCCGGTAACAGATGCTAACTACAGTGGATTTCGAATTCCTGTAGCTGTGGGTTTGGAAGTTTTAGGAAATGCAGACTCTTTTGCAGGTTTGAGGGTTTTTGGCGGAGGATCCACTTTTTTAGTAACTGGGACTAATAGCGACTTTTTAGATAAGGATATGGTGGAATCACCACAATGGGGGGTTTTTGCTGGTATAGGTCTTGACATCGCTTTATTTTACCTTGATTGGACCTATCAGTGGTCAGTATCTAATCTTCAAACGGACATAGATCAGATTGATTTAGGGAAAGCCCACGGCATTTTCTGGACTGCAGGATTAAGGTTTTAAATTTTTTGATAAAGTTTAATAAATAGAAAGGGGGTAAATTAATTTTTATTCTCTTTCTATTTTTAATTTGATTTTTTCTCATATTAGATAATAACCTTCAAGTTTTCTCGATGGAGGATCTAATTACTTTCTAAAATAAAATGGCAAAAAAGAAATGAGAACAATTACCCTCCCGATAGAATAATCTCCTGAGTCAATGCCGAATTAAATTAATTAAGTTCTGAATTCTTTAATTCTGTATAAAACAAAAAACCATTTAGTTGGGAAACAAGAAATGTCTCATTGTATTTGAGTATGAAAAAGAATTACTTTGAAATATATTTTTTAAAATCAGAATTAGGGATTAAAGCTATTTTGATAATATTTTTTATATTATTACCCTTTTCTATTTATTCACAGAATAGAATTATTGTTAATCCTTCTTTCGAGACCGGGTCTATAGTTCCTCACAGTTCAGACGCTTTTCCAGCCTCCCAAGCAGCTCCAAACCCACAAATTGATGGTTGGTATTCTAACCACCCCCCTTTAAATAATATTGAATTTCCTATTGAACATTGGAGATCTGGCTTTAACGGAGTAGCCTCACAAGATGGAGATTATTTTGTAGAATTGAACGTATCAGTTCCTGCTCGATTTTATCAATTTGTTTATTTAGTAAATGGAGAAACCATTGATTGGAGATATTATCATAGGAAAAGGATAAGTTTTTCAACAGAGGAAATACAGTTTGCAATTTTTTCAGAAGATGGTAGTAATTTAATTAAAACTGTAGATAAGCATATTGCCTCCAGCATTTCAAATTGGGATGAAAGAATTGGAACTCTTGTCTGGGACCAACCTACCGGTGTTTATCAAATAGGTTTTGAATCACTTACAGGAGGTGCTGCAGCGAATTTCCTAGATAATGTTTCAATTGGCCTCCTTCCTTTAGTAGAATTTACCCAGGGCTCCATCCGGGTAAATGAAAATGATGGATCCTTCATGCCCTATCTTCAAATCGAAGGGCTAGTAAAAAATTTAGCAACTATTACATTTTCTGTTGTAGGCGGAGATGCTGTAGAAGGCGTGGATTATTCCTTTCCAAATAAGTCCATCACCATAAACCCCGGAAGTTATTCCAAAACTGACTCAATTCCTTTGGGCTTTACCTTAATAAATAATACAATTCCATCTGGGAATAAAACTTTGAATCTTCGAATAAGTACCGTCACAGGAGATCTTTCTGCACAAGATTCAGATGGGGACGGTTTTAATGGAGATTTGATTCTAACTATAGTTAACGATGATCAGCTTGCCAATAATCCTAATCTTTGGTTAAAAGCAGATGAGGGAGTGACGAATAGCGGAGGTAATTTGACAGGTTGGATAGACCAGACAGGTATAAATACCTTTACTGTGAATGGCGCCCCCACAGTATTAACTAATTCTATCAATTTCAATTCGTCTATTAATTTTACAAATCCAACAAGCCCTGGATTACCCGTTAATGGATTAATAGGTGATGCCGGAATCAGCGGAGTAGAAGTATTTGGAGTATTTAAATACAAAGACCAACTAAATCAAGGGACTATCCTGGGAAATGCAACGGGTGAGGGAGGATTTTTTGCAGGGTTATTTAATTCCATGCTGAATCGGGACATCAATCGTAACGAACAGTCATTTGCCAATTCAAATCTATCCACTGTTTTTTCAATTAGTACAATAGATTTAGCACCCACCCTTGCTGATGCAAAGGTTAACGGAGGGACAGTTAATGTACTTCAGGATCTTGGAGTTGACTTTTCCGTTATTAACCTGACTCCGGCTATTGGCGGAGGAGTCAGTGTAGGAAGGTTAAGCGGAGATTTAGCGGAATTACTTGTTTATCCAAGTTCTTTATCAGCCGTAGAAAAGAGGAAAATCCATTCATATTTAGCAGTAAAATATGGTATAACACTTGACCAGCAAATTTCCTCCTATATCACTTCCAATGAAACACTAATCTGGGATAATCCGACTTATTGGAATGATGTTTTTGGAATAGGGAAAGATGATGCAAGTGGCTTGAACCAAACTCAATCAAACAGTATCAACACAGGAAGCGGCGATGGCACCGGCCAAAGCGGAAAAGGAAACATAGTAATCAGCAATCCTTTATCCTTGGAAGATGGCGACTTTTTGATGATCGGTCATGATGCTGATGCATTAACCGAACAAACCAATGAAGTACCAGCAAGTCTGGCTGGTGCAAGTCGAATTGGTAGAGAATGGCTAGTTAAGCATACGGGGGATGTAGGTACAGTTAATCTTAGATTTAATATTAATGGCCTTTCTGTTACTGGTACTACTGCTCCTGATTTTAAATTACTGATCGATACCGATGGTGATTTCAGCTCAGGTGCATCTGAAGTGGGAGCAACAGCTTTGACGGGAGGAGTGGTATCTTTTGATGGGCTGACACTGGATGATGGCAGTTATTTTACTTTTATTACTGGACCTCCACCTATTTTATTATCAGCCAACTTATGGTTAAAGGCGGATTCAGGAGCTGGGAATAGTGGTACCAGCCTAACTAGTTGGGTTGATCAATCAGGTATCAATACTTTTTCTTTGGTAGGTTCACCTACTTTTAGAGAGGAAAGACTCAATTTCAATCCATCTGTTAACCTCACAAATAGCTCAATTAGTACTACTCCTGTAGATTATTTGGCAGGTAATACAGAAATAACTGTAGTCGAATCTTTTTCTGTTTATTCAAGATCAAGTACAGTGAGTGGAGCCTTAATAGGAAGCAGCATCCAAACACCTTCAGGTACTGGCAAACAAATTCTCGGAGGATTTAATGGGAATGATGCCTACTTAAGCAATGGAGTTTTATCCCAATACTATTATCTATCCTCCTCAACCTTGGCACCTAATCGATTCAGATTGGTCAATGTAGATTTGGCAACTGGCGGTACTGCAGCTTCAGCTACTATTGATGGGGCCAATGAAGCAGTAAATCCTGTAAACGCCACCTTTAGTAATATAAGTTTAACACCTTGGATTGGTGGAACGAATAATACTGGAGCCACCACCTCCAATATTTGGAAGCAGTTTAATGGAGAAGTTTCCGAAATAATAACATTTCCGAAAAGTCTTTCTGTTTCAGAAAGGAAAGTGGTTTTGAGCTATCTGTCACTAAAATATGGTATTTCGCTAGATCCTTCAATTTCTAGTTATGTGAGCTCTACTGGAACTACAATTTGGGATAATATTCCCTTTTGGAATGATGTATTTGGGATTGGAAAAGACGATGCCAGCGAATTAAACCAAATGCAATCCAATAGTTTAAACACGGGCTCAGGTAACGGAATCGGACAAAGTGGAAAAGGAAATATTGTTTTGAGTAACCCCTCCTCATTAGAGGATGGAGATTATTTAATAATTGGGCATGATAACGGGGCATTAGCTGAGCAAGATACCGATGTTCCTCTTGGTCTCAATATGTTCCGTTTGGGCAGAGAATGGAAAGTACAACGAACAGGGGATCCCGGGACGGTAAATTTGGAATTTGATTTTAGCGGATTGACAACTTCAGGCGGCACCACAGAAGTCAATAATTATCGATTACTGATCGATGTAGATGGAGATGGAGATTTTACTACGGGTACTGTAAACCAAATTGTACCCGATGCTTTTGTTAGTCCCAAATTGATTTTTAACGGAGTAAATCTACCAGATGGAGCTGTATTGGCTTTTGCAACTGGCTCGGCCACGGCAAGTTGGACTTTAACCAAACGAAGTTCTTCAACATCCTTTAGTACAATTGGTTTTGGATTGCCTTATGAGTTTATAGCCACCAATACTGGAAATGTCAGTATTTCAGGAATTTCAATAAATGACCCACTAATTCCAAACTTATTACAAACCCCAATCCAGGGAACCGATGTTGGAAATGATGGGATTTTAAGTCCGGGGGAAGCTTGGAGATATGTGGGGGCTTTCACGACGACTCAGGCGGATTTAGATCGAGGTTTTGTAGAAAATACCGCAACGATTTCTGGAACACCTTCAGGAGGAACTTTACAGGATGCCGTTTCAAACACAGTAAGGGTCACAGCTGTTCCGAATCCATCTTGGACTTTAACCAAACGAAGTTCTTCAACATCCTTTAGTACAATTGGTTTTGGATTGCCTTATGAGTTTATAGCCACCAATACTGGAAATGTCAGTATTTCAGGAATTTCAATAAATGACCCACTAATTCCAAACTTATTACAAACCCCAATCCAGGGAACCGATGTTGGAAATGATGGGATTTTAAGTCCGGGGGAAGCTTGGAGATATGTGGGGGCTTACACGACGACTCAGGCGGATTTAGATCGAGGTTTTGTAGAAAATACCGCAACGATTTCTGGAACACCTTCAGGAGGAACTTTACAGGATGCCGTTTCAAACACAGTAAGGGTCACAGCTGTTCCGAATCCATCTTGGACTTTAACCAAACAAGTATCTTCAACTACATTTGATGCTACCGGAGTGGGATTGGTGTATCAATTTACTGCCACCAACACTGGAAATGTAAGCATTTCGGGTATTTCAATCAGTGATCCTCTGTTACCAAATTTATTACAAACTCCTATTGACGGAACTGACATTGGGAATGACGGGATTTTAAGTCCGGGGGAAGCTTGGAGATATGTGGGGGCTTACACGACGACTCAGGCGGATTTAGATCGGGGTTTTATAGAAAATATCGCAACTATTTCAGGAACAGCGACAGGAGGAAACTTGGCAGATGCTATTTCTAATACTGTAACTGTCAATGCAGTAAAAAATGCATCAATGACCTTGGTGAAATCTATCACCAGTTCAGAGACCACTTATAATCAAGTAGGTCAAATAATCAATTACAGACTTGAGCTGACCAATACTGGAAATGTTACTCTTGAAAAGTTAAATGGGACCTATGTGATTGATCCTAAGTTTAGCAACCTTTCACAGGTACCTGATGCCGGTTCAGATACCAATGGTGATGGAAAGTTGAGTCCAGGAGAAGTATGGGTATTTACTCCTTCTTATTCTGTGAATCAACTTGATTTAGAAAGAGGGCAAATTATTAATACTGCAAGAGGGAATGCAGTGGTATCAGGTTTACCAGATATAATTGTTAATTCAAATACAGTTACAATCAATGCTGACCAGCAATTGACTTGGGATTTATCAAAATCCAGTAGCGCCACAAGCTTCAGTTCTCTTGGAGAAGTCATACCCTATCAAATTGAATTGGAGAACACAGGAAATATTAGAATTATTGGAGCTACCATAAACGATCCATTGATTTCAAATTTGACTAAGTCCGGTGGAGATTTAGTGAATTCTGGCGTATTAGACCCCGGAGAAATATGGACTTTCTCCGGTAGTTATACCACAACTCAAGCTGATATAGACCAAGGATTTGTGGAAAATACCGCCACTGCGACAGGAAATACCCTTGCTGTAGGTGCTATGCCAGTTATTAATTCCAATACAGTTAATATTCCAGCTCTTGCCAATCCAAATTGGACCTTATCTAAATCCACAACTGCAACATCCTATGATCAAATAGGAGAATTTCTAATTTATGAAATGGTGCTTTCCAACACAGGAAATGTTTCCATCTCAAGTATTTCGTTGGATGACGCAGGATTGTCTTCGGGGCCAACTCTAATTGTAAATTCAGATCAAGGATCAGATTCAATTTTGAGTCCTGGAGAAGCATGGACTTATTCTGGATATTATTCTATCACCCCTGCAGATATTGATAGAGGAAGTTATACCAATATTGCAACCGCAACAGGTAGTCCATCATCTGGAACTTTGAATGATGTAATTGCTTCTGTGACCACCAATGCTGACCAACTACCCTCAATTCAAATAATCAAAACAAACAAGACCACTAGTTATTCAGCAGTAGGTGATCTGATCAATTTTGATATAGAAATCATTAACACAGGAAATGTAAGCATTTCCTCCATTTCGGTTACTGATCCAAATACCAGCATTTCCGGTGTTCTTAGCGGAGATAATTCCAATCCAGGCGTGTTGGATCCAGGAGAATCTTGGACTTATTCGGCTACCCATACTGTGACTCAAGCTGATTTGGATGCCACAGTTTATAGTAATATCGCCCAGGTAACAGGTACGCCAGCTGGTGGAACTTTGGCTCCAATTTCAAGTAATCAGGTTACGGTACCAGCAGTGCTTTCTCCACAAATCAATTTGAATAAATCCAGCACAACCTCTAATTATACCGCAGTAAATGAGGTAATTGATTACATCTTGGAGGTAGAGAATGTTGGAAATGTCATTTTAAATAATGTCACAGTAACAGACCCATTGACAGGATTGAATCAGAATATTGGCTCTATTTCTCCTGGTCAAATTCAAACGGTCTCCACTTCTTATGCGGTATCACAAGCAGATTTAGATAGAGGACAGGTAGATAACAATGCTTCTGTATCAGGTAGAGATCCTAGGGGTGGACTCTCAACCGATTCAGACGATTTGGTAATTTTAGCTGGTCAGTCTGTAGCCTTGGATCTAGCTAAATCAGTTTCGCCAAGCACTTTTGTCAATGCTGGAGAGTTAGCTACCTATACTTTCGTTATTGAAAATACCGGTAATGTAACGTTAGATAATGTAGAGTTAAATGATCCACAAATTGGCTACACAGGGATTTCAGTTGAAACCCTTTCCCCTGGACAGACTGCATCACTTTCCTCAGTTTATACAGTTACCCAGCAGGATATCAATAACCAAACTTTGATCAATACAGCAACTGTTACGGCAACTGATCCAAACAATAATTCAGTTGAAGAAATTGATAGAGCCTATATAGTGGCAGAGGATTTTGGAGCCATCGAAGTGCTAAAAACGGTGTTGAATAAGACCTATACCGCGGTAGATGAGGTTTTGAGCTATCAGATTGAAGTAAATAACATTGGAAATATCACCATTGAAAATATCAATGTGACGGATGACCTAACAGGGTTAAATCAAAATATTGGAACGCTTGCGCCGGGACAATCCAACGTCTTAACCACAACTTATACAGTCACTCAAGCAGATTTGGATAATGGTAAAATCGAGAATCTGGCTTCTGCTACAGGTGTGGAACCAGCACCCCTTTCACGTCAGGTTTCCGATAAAGATATTGCTATTGCTCAAGCTAGATTATCTCCAAGTTTGAAGATTAAAAAGACTGCGCAACTTGCTACTATTCAGCAGGCGGGTGAAGTTATTCCATACCAACTTGAAATAAATAACTCTGGTAACCTCACCCTA contains these protein-coding regions:
- a CDS encoding helix-turn-helix domain-containing protein, producing MKRVILILIGFFIQYFALKAQDTVFVTKHFFASPVRNVFNVGEEVYTKTGENLYLLENNEWNPQKIQFKKAYVFYKDGFYESDFIPNTELFNASGMKDLIPQRGLFITTAALKGSRLFVASGSELFEYQIYDHYSKSYYNKSIRNIFINDSLKVISTYSGIFVNDSILLEKPGYSNGPLTVINDHFYLNSDELFQFIPPDSAVLLENATNVFAGNIRKTVQWNNLIYSQNTQSINLLGENFDLIPIHKDYEYLDLEAIPKGLLFATSEGKFLFYDGDQVSEIIDLGIRIRDIYPTENLIYLASDDGVFSLEMEDPNSLKKITNTRLNVHIEKDNLGNIWISTENGLYVISKDYPDVLPVITGVEFNRDAFFYFHDSIYVGAVDGLYTLNSVEVTKSFIPAAINKLEPTAPISLKIIIIISACVILLGYLIYSYLKKKNSEELNSEELKGNQLSLQVLEETIISNKINSVEGLANFLETNTVQLNRNFREFNITPGKFLKKVKLDYAKSLLNEGYPIEEVASIVGYSSRFLRKELEN
- a CDS encoding porin family protein, producing the protein MKKILLVFSVFVLSISFSMAQTQVKPGVGVNTTNITGDGLDASGQIGWQIGASVAFGEKFYFEPGVFYQTNSFEVQSVGNLPVTDANYSGFRIPVAVGLEVLGNADSFAGLRVFGGGSTFLVTGTNSDFLDKDMVESPQWGVFAGIGLDIALFYLDWTYQWSVSNLQTDIDQIDLGKAHGIFWTAGLRF